DNA from Dictyoglomus sp. NZ13-RE01:
TGTTTATTTCAGTTCTGAGAAATGCAATTTTAAAAAAGAGAATAACATTGGAAAGAATAGATGATGCAGTTAGGAGAATTTTAAGAGTAAAGTTTGAATTAAATCTCTTCAATAAGCCTATAGCTAATAAAAAGTTTATCAAAGAAATTGGAAGTAGTGAACACAGAGAAGTTGCTAAAGAAGCTGTTAGAAAAAGTTTAGTTTTGCTTAAGAACGATGGGGTTTTACCTCTTTCTAAGAATATAAAGAAAATATTTATTGTAGGTGAAAAAGCGGATGACATAGGAGCCCAATGTGGAGGTTGGACTTTATCATAGCAGGGAATTAAGGGGAATATTATGCCAGGAACAACTATTTTACAGGCTTTTAAGAGGAAATTGTCTAAAAGTTCAGAAATAATTTTTATAAAGGATATAGAAGATCTTAAAAAAATAAAGAAAGATGATTTATGTATTGTTGTTATTGGAGAAAGTCCATATGCAGAGTTTTATGGGGATAGAGTTACTCCTCAAATAGATGAAGAAGATTTATTTTTATTTAACCAGTTAATTAAGCGAAAACCAAAGATTGTAACTATACTTATCATAGGAAGACCTGTAGATTTAAAAGATATATTAGAAAATTCTTCTGCCTTGGTTTCTGCATGGCTTCCAGGTACAGAGGGAGAAGGTGTAACTGATGTTTTATTGGGAGAGTATAATTTTGAGGGTAAACTCTCCTTTTCTTGGAAGCTAAAAAATGATGATAAGGCTATTTTTCCTTTTGGTTTTGGGTTAAGATATTAGAAAAAAGAAAGTAGAGGTGAAAAATTTAGTTCACTCCCTTCCTAAGACATGATCAATTAACATGCTTAAAAGGTCAGGAAACTCTATCCCGTAAGCTTTAGCAGCTTCGGGGTAGAGACTTGTAGAGGTCATGCCAGGAATAGTGTTTACTTCTAATACGTAAATATTATTTGTTTCATGTTCTACAATCATATCAACTCTTGAAAAATGTCTACATCCAAGAGCTTTATGGGCTTTAATTCCTAAGTCTTGAGCCTTTAAATATATATCATTTTCTAATCTTGCAGGTATTATGTGAGCACTCATACCAGGCGTATATTTAGCTGTGTAGTCGTAAAGACCTGTTTGTGACTTTGGAATTATTTCTATTAGTGGAAAACATATGGTTTTTTTAGTATCAAATATGCTTGCAGTTATTTCTTTTCCGTAAATGAACTCTTCAATAACAACTTCGTTATCATACTGAAAAGCATATTCTAATGCACTTTTTAACTCTTCCTCCCTTTCTAATTTCGTAAATCCGATTGTAGAGCCCTGAGATGCAGGTTTTATTGCTAAAGGAAATTTAAGCTCCCTAACTAAATATTTGATGCTTTCTAAATCTTTTTCCTCCAAATCTCTTTTGTGTAAATATAGCCATTTGGGAGTTGGAATGTTTTCATAGGTAAATATTTTTTTGCTCATGATTTTGTTCATTGCTAAAGCACTTGCTAGCACTCCTGAACCAATATATGGTATTCCAAGGAGTTCTAAAAGTCCTTGTACTGTTCCATCCTCTCCAAAAATACCATGAGCGGATATAAAGGCGACGTTAATTTTTTCTCTTTTTAAATTTTCAACTAAATTTTCATCTATAGGTATTGGAACTACGTTATAGCCTTTGTATTCCAAGGCTGAGATCACATTTTTAGCTGTTCTTTGAGCAATTTCACTCTCAGAAGATTTAATTCCAATTAATACTCCAACCTTTATCATCTTTCTCCTCTCTTTCATCAGTTTTTTATTTATTTTATGGTAAAATATGTTATATGCCAAGAAGCATAGAAGATTTAGAAGAGCTCTTTAAAAAAGTGGATCAAAAAGGAGGTTTAATAGTCACAGACTTTTTATCTCCTGAAGATTATCATTATTTTCAGGAGCTAAGTTACAAATATTCTAA
Protein-coding regions in this window:
- a CDS encoding D-alanine--D-alanine ligase; translation: MKVGVLIGIKSSESEIAQRTAKNVISALEYKGYNVVPIPIDENLVENLKREKINVAFISAHGIFGEDGTVQGLLELLGIPYIGSGVLASALAMNKIMSKKIFTYENIPTPKWLYLHKRDLEEKDLESIKYLVRELKFPLAIKPASQGSTIGFTKLEREEELKSALEYAFQYDNEVVIEEFIYGKEITASIFDTKKTICFPLIEIIPKSQTGLYDYTAKYTPGMSAHIIPARLENDIYLKAQDLGIKAHKALGCRHFSRVDMIVEHETNNIYVLEVNTIPGMTSTSLYPEAAKAYGIEFPDLLSMLIDHVLGRE